In Helianthus annuus cultivar XRQ/B chromosome 9, HanXRQr2.0-SUNRISE, whole genome shotgun sequence, the following are encoded in one genomic region:
- the LOC110876605 gene encoding uncharacterized protein LOC110876605, producing the protein MEDDIVDVEHDVPVIVVDPVLEPDFVDVPHIPAVVHQANQYELTWCPSFRFRFPKAFAANVDMSVLDEMVVQTEDGFSMTLEIRQEMARWKMLQAGLENGAQFLLRYYRDQNTLRILNPNP; encoded by the exons ATGGAAGATGACATTGTAGACGTTGAACATGATGTGCCAGTCATTGTAGTGGATCCTGTGTTGGAACCAGACTTTGTTGACGTTCCACATATTCCGGCCGTTGTTCATCAAGCCAACCAATACGAACTAACATGGTGTCCATCTTTTCGTTTT CGGTTCCCAAAGGCATTTGCAGCAAATGTAGATATGTCTGTCCTTGATGAGATGGTAGTTCAAACTGAAGACGGGTTTTCAATGACACTAGAGATCCGGCAAGAGATGGCACGTTGGAAAATGCTGCAGGCTGGGTTGGAAAATGGAGCTCAGTTTTTGCTGCGATATTATAGGGATCAAAACACGTTGCGAATTCTTAATCCGAACCCCTAG
- the LOC110879210 gene encoding amino acid transporter AVT1J-like, whose protein sequence is MDTDPTIRSYPDIGNRAFGKTGEAIVSITMNLELYLVATGFLILEGDNLSKLFPNMDFDVYGYHFGAKSGSIVLVALIILPTIWLHNMNILSYISASGVIASMIILGSVFWDGAVDGVGFQEKGRVVNWSGIPSAISLYLFCYCAHPVFPTLYTSMRNQRQFSKVLFLCFAFSTVTYSLMAVIGYLMYGSNVESQITLNLPTNNISSRVAICTTLITPIAKYALMLTPIVDSIEARFHASYNKRIFSFFIRTILMISTVIVALSLPFFGYLMSLVGALLSATTSIIIPCLCYLKISRIYRRIGVEVVFVGFVLLSGLIVAVVGSYVSLVDIVSQL, encoded by the exons ATGGATACTGATCCAACAATAAGAAGTTACCCTGACATCGGCAATCGCGCATTTGGGAAAACCGGGGAAGCTATAGTATCAATAACTATGAACCTAGAACTCTACTTAGTCGCTACCGGTTTCCTGATCCTAGAAGGTGATAATTTAAGCAAGTTATTTCCAAACATGGACTTCGATGTTTACGGCTATCATTTTGGTGCAAAAAGTGGATCTATTGTTCTTGTCGCACTTATTATACTTCCCACAATCTGGTTACACAACATGAACATTCTGTCCTACATATCAGCCAGTGGAGTTATAGCCTCCATGATCATATTAGGCTCAGTCTTCTGGGATGGTGCAGTTGATGGTGTTGGTTTTCAGGAGAAGGGTAGAGTTGTAAATTGGAGTGGAATCCCATCAGCTATTAGCTTGTATTTATTCTGCTATTGTGCTCATCCAGTTTTCCCAACACTCTATACTTCCATGAGAAACCAACGTCAATTCTCAAAG GTCTTGTTCCTTTGTTTTGCCTTCTCTACTGTTACTTACTCATTGATGGCAGTTATTGGTTATCTTATGTATGGTTCCAATGTAGAGTCACAGATTACCTTAAATCTTCCAACAAATAATATAAGTTCAAGAGTGGCCATATGCACCACCCTCATTACTCCGATAGCAAAATATGCACTAATGCTAACACCGATAGTCGACTCCATTGAAGCACGGTTTCATGCTTCTTACAACAAAAGGATATTTAGCTTCTTTATAAGAACCATTTTGATGATAAGCACTGTGATTGTTGCCCTCTCCCTTCCCTTTTTTGGGTATCTAATGTCACTCGTGGGGGCCCTTTTAAGTGCCACAACTTCGATAATAATACCGTGCTTGTGTTACTTGAAGATCTCCAGAATTTACAGGAGAATTGGAGTTGAGGTGGTGTTTGTTGGGTTTGTTCTATTAAGTGGCTTGATTGTTGCAGTTGTTGGTAGTTATGTATCTTTGGTGGATATTGTAAGCCAGCTATGA
- the LOC110879209 gene encoding amino acid transporter AVT1I-like, which produces MKGGEKQEEYCVTIPLLFDGNDHVGTKAAEKVQYTNISGNASFINTCFNGLNALSGVGILSTPYALASGGWLSIILLFLIASSTFYTGLLIKRCMDLDPTIRTYPDIGDRAFGKTGGTIVSIIVNIELYMVATGFLILEGDNMSNLFPNMDFYIYGTHIAGKTGFVILVAIVILPTSWLNSLSILSYISASGVLATVIILSSVFWAGAFDSVGFQEEGKFVNWNGIPAAISLYAFCYCAHPVFPTLYTSMRNQHQFSKVLFVCFAFCTVTYSLMAILGYLMFGSNAESQITLNLPTHHISSRVAICTTLVTPIAKYALMLTPTVNAIEARFQSYNKRKCSFLIRTILMISTVIVALSLPFFGYLMSLVGALLSATTSITIPSLCYLKISGIYRRIGFELVVVGFVVLSGLIVAVVGTYVSVIDIINHL; this is translated from the exons ATGAAGGGTGGTGAAAAGCAAGAAGAGTATTGTGTGACAATACCCCTACTGTTTGATGGTAATGATCATGTCGGAACAAAGGCAGCAGAGAAGGTGCAATACACCAACATATCAGGCAATGCGTCCTTCATCAATACTTGTTTCAATGGCCTCAATGCTCTCTCAG GAGTTGGAATACTCTCAACTCCGTACGCATTGGCATCGGGAGGCTGGTTGAGCATAATACTACTCTTCCTAATTGCGAGCTCAACCTTCTACACGGGATTGTTAATCAAAAGATGCATGGATCTTGACCCAACAATACGAACTTACCCTGATATCGGGGACCGTGCATTCGGGAAAACAGGTGGAACTATAGTATCAATCATCGTGAACATAGAGCTGTACATGGTCGCAACGGGTTTCCTGATCCTAGAAGGCGATAACATGAGTAATTTATTCCCAAACATGGATTTTTATATTTACGGCACGCATATTGCTGGAAAAACCGGATTTGTTATCCTTGTTGCTATCGTTATACTCCCTACTAGTTGGTTAAACAGCCTAAGCATCCTTTCGTATATATCAGCCAGTGGAGTTCTTGCCACCGTGATCATCCTAAGCTCGGTCTTCTGGGCTGGTGCTTTTGATAGCGTTGGTTTTCAAGAAGAGGGTAAATTTGTAAACTGGAATGGAATCCCGGCAGCTATTAGCTTATACGCGTTCTGCTATTGTGCTCATCCCGTTTTCCCTACGCTATATACTTCTATGAGAAACCAACATCAATTCTCAAAG GTCTTGTTCGTTTGTTTTGCCTTCTGTACAGTTACTTACTCGCTAATGGCAATCCTTGGATACCTTATGTTTGGTTCAAATGCGGAGTCACAGATTACGTTAAACCTTCCAACGCATCATATAAGTTCAAGAGTGGCCATATGCACCACCCTCGTTACACCGATAGCTAAATATGCACTAATGTTAACACCAACCGTCAATGCTATTGAAGCGCGGTTTCAGTCTTACAATAAAAGGAAGTGTAGCTTCTTAATTAGAACGATTTTGATGATTAGCACTGTAATTGTAGCCCTGTCTCTTCCCTTTTTCGGGTATCTGATGTCACTAGTGGGTGCCCTCTTAAGTGCCACAACTTCGATAACAATACCAAGCTTGTGCTACCTCAAGATCTCGGGAATTTACAGGAGAATTGGCTTTGAGCTCGTGGTGGTTGGGTTCGTTGTGTTGAGCGGCTTAATTGTTGCAGTTGTGGGTACTTATGTATCAGTGATAGATATAATAAACCATTTATGA
- the LOC110879206 gene encoding probable manganese-transporting ATPase PDR2, with protein MTRFHVNGKVVDTVDLLKKRRLLWRLDTWPFAILYAAWLVVVLPSLEFLDAFIIYGGLVAVHTLVFLFTVWSVDFKCFVQYSKVKDIQHANACKITPAKFCGSKEVIPLHFRKLAGSSTDEIYFDFRKQCFIYSNEKKTFCKLPYPSKETFGYYLKSTGHGTEAKVQVAAEKWGRNVFEYPQPTFQKLMKENCMEPFFVFQVFCVGLWCLDEYWYYSLFTLFMLFMFESTMAKSRLKTLSELRRVRVDNQMLMVYRCGKWTKIAGTDLLPGDVVSVGRAAGQDGEEKSVPADMLILAGTAIVNEAILTGESTPQWKVSIMGRGPDERLSSKRDKNHILFGGTKILQHTPDKTFHMKTPDGGCLAIVLRTGFETTQGKLMRTILFSTERVTANSWESGLFILFLVVFAIIAAGYVLKKGLEDPNRSRYKLLLSCSLIITSVIPPELPMELSIAVNTSLIALARRGIFCTEPFRIPFAGKVDICCFDKTGTLTSDDMEFSGVGGLSDDIDLETDAKKVPTRTLEILASCHALVFVDNKLVGDPLEKAAIKGIEWTYKSDEKAMPKKGGGSSVQIVQRHHFASHLKRMAVVVRTEEQFYAFVKGAPETIQERLNDIPAFFVSTYKRYTRQGSRVLALAYKPLPDMTVSEARNLDREVVETGLTFAGFAVFNCPIRGDSASVLLELKKSSHDLVMITGDQALTACHVARQVNIISKPALILGPTKNKQQFEWVSPDEKEIVTYSEEMVEALAEGHDLCIGGDCFEMLLQTSAVVSVIPYVKVFARVAPEQKELIMTTLKSSGRITLMCGDGTNDVGALKQAHVGVALLNAIPPPASGDKPSSETKPSSEAKPAKPKKPKSATEPSSSSVTPAVNNRHLTPAEVQRQKLKKMMDELNEGDDGRSAPIVKLGDASMASPFTAKHASVSPTIDIIRQGRSTLVTTLQMFKILGLNCLATAYVLSVMYLDGVKLGDVQATISGVFTAAFFLFISHARPLPTLSAERPHPNIFCYYVFLSLLGQFAVHILFLISSVKEAEKHMPDECIEPDSEFESNLVNTVSYMVSMMIQVATFAVNYMGHPFNQSISENKPFKIALFGAVVFFTVITSDLFRDLNDWLKLVPLPRELRDKLLIWAALMFLGCYTWERFLRWAFPGKMPTIKKSKSVDGSKKKSE; from the exons ATGACTAGGTTTCATGTGAATGGGAAAGTGGTTGATACTGTTGATTTGCTGAAGAAGAGGAGATTGCTGTGGCGATTGGATACGTGGCCGTTTGCGATACTGTATGCGGCGTGGTTGGTTGTTGTTTTACCGAGTTTGGAATTCCTTGATGCGTTTATAATTTATGGTGGTCTGGTTGCTGTCCACACATTGGTGTTTCTGTTTACAGTGTGGTCGGTGGATTTTAAATGCTTCGTTCAGTATTCAAAG GTTAAAGATATTCAGCATGCCAATGCATGCAAAATCACTCCAGCCAAATTTTGTGGCTCTAAAGAAGTAATACCACTACATTTCCGGAAG TTGGCAGGCTCTTCGACAGATGAGATATACTTTGATTTCCGAAAGCAGTGTTTCATTTATTCAAATGAGAAAAAAACTTTCTGCAAGCTTCCTTACCCCTCCAAGGAAACTTTCGGCTACTATCTCAAAAGCACTGGGCATGGCACGGAGGCTAAAGTTCAAGTTGCTGCTGAGAAGTGGGGTCGCAATGT ATTTGAGTATCCACAGCCAACGTTTCAGAAATTGATGAAAGAGAACTGCATGGAGCCTTTCTTTGTCTTTCAG GTCTTTTGTGTGGGACTTTGGTGTCTAGATGAATACTGGTATTATAGCCTGTTCACCCTCTTTATGCTGTTTATGTTTGAGTCAACAATGGCCAAAAGTCGGTTAAAAACTTTATCAGAGCTAAGACGTGTTAGAGTAGATAACCAGATGCTAATGGTCTATCGTTGTGGCAA GTGGACGAAGATAGCAGGGACTGATCTTCTGCCTGGTGATGTTGTGTCAGTCGGTCGCGCTGCTGGTCAAGATGGAGAGGAAAAATCTGTCCCCGCAGATATGCTTATTCTCGCAGGAACTGCTATTGTAAACGAGGCTATCCTTACCGGCGAGTCAACGCCCCAATGGAAG GTATCAATCATGGGCAGAGGACCAGACGAGCGTCTGTCTTCTAAACGGGATAAAAACCATATTCTTTTTGGTGGAACAAAGATATTGCAGCATACTCCTGATAAG ACCTTTCATATGAAAACTCCTGATGGTGGCTGTTTAGCAATTGTCTTACGAACTGGATTTGAAACAACACAAGGGAAACTAATGCGTACCATTTTGTTTTCAACAGAGAGG gTTACTGCCAACAGTTGGGAGAGTGgactttttattttgtttttagttgTTTTTGCCATCATAGCAGCCGGTTACGTGCTTAAAAAG GGGCTTGAGGACCCAAACAGGAGTAGATACAAGCTTCTTTTGAGCTGCTCTCTAATTATAACTTCAGTGATCCCCCCTGAGCTGCCAATGGAGTTGTCTATAGCTGTTAATACATCTTTGATCGCACTAGCACGTCGTGGTATATTTTGTACAGAACCTTTCCGTATACCATTTGCTGGGAAG GTTGATATATGCTGTTTCGACAAGACAGGAACACTGACATCCGATGACATG GAATTCTCTGGAGTTGGTGGGTTGAGTGATGATATTGATTTAGAAACCGATGCTAAAAAAGTGCCAACTCGCACTTTGGAGATTCTTGCTTCTTGCCATGCACTAGTTTTTGTGGACAACAAGCTG GTTGGTGATCCTCTTGAGAAGGCTGCAATAAAGGGGATAGAGTGGACTTATAAATCCGACGAGAAGGCCATGCCTAAGAA GGGAGGTGGCAGTTCCGTTCAAATTGTTCAGAGACATCACTTTGCATCCCACTTGAAAAGAATGGCAGTTGTGGTTCGTACAGAAGAGCAATTTTATGCATTTGTAAAG GGTGCACCAGAAACCATCCAAGAAAGATTAAATGATATACCTGCATTTTTTGTAAGCACCTACAAGAGATACACACGTCAAGGATCCCGTGTTCTAGCTTTAGCCTATAAACCTCTTCCTGATATGACG GTAAGTGAAGCTAGAAACTTGGACAGGGAAGTAGTGGAAACTGGGCTCACCTTTGCTGGTTTTGCG GTATTTAATTGCCCAATCAGAGGAGATTCTGCCTCCGTCTTGCTTGAATTGAAAAAGTCGTCACATGACTTG GTGATGATCACTGGTGATCAAGCATTGACGGCTTGCCATGTTGCGCGTCAAGTTAATATAATATCGAAACCAGCATTAATTCTTGGCCCGACAAAGAATAAGCAACAGTTTGAGTGGGTTTCACCTGACGAAAAAGAGATCGTGACCTACAG tgaagaaatggttgaggCTTTAGCTGAGGGTCATGATCTTTGTATCGGAGGTGATTGCTTTGAAATGTTGCTGCAGACCTCTGCTGTTGTCAGTGTGATTCCATATGTTAAG GTGTTTGCAAGGGTGGCGCCAGAACAAaaagaactcataatgaccacCCTTAAATCATCTGGCAGGATAACATTGATGTGTGGTGACGGCACTAACGACGTTGGAGCTTTGAAGCAG GCACATGTAGGGGTAGCGTTACTGAATGCCATACCGCCACCAGCTTCTGGGGATAAGCCATCGTCAGAAACAAAGCCCTCGTCAGAAGCAAAGCCCGCTAAGCCGAAGAAGCCCAAGTCTGCCACTGAACCAAGTTCAAGCAGTGTCACACCTGCCGTCAATAACCGCCATCTCACGCCAGCGGAGGTTCAAAGGCAGAAGTTAAAGAAGATGATGGATGAGTTAAACGAAGGAGATGATGGCCGGTCAGCTCCTATAGTCAAACTCGGTGATGCATCAATGGCGTCACCTTTCACCGCCAAACATGCGTCAGTCTCCCCAACTATCGACATTATCCGCCAGGGTCGTAGCACGCTGGTGACCACCCTGCAAATGTTCAAGATTCTTGGACTTAACTGCCTTGCAACTGCTTACGTCTTGAGTGTCATGTACTTGGATGGTGTTAAACTAGGAGATGTTCAGGCCACAATTAGCGGCGTATTCACTGCCGCGTTTTTCCTCTTCATCTCACATGCCCGCCCACTGCCGACACTCTCCGCCGAGCGGCCCCACCCTAACATCTTCTGTTATTACGTCTTCTTGTCTCTACTCGGTCAGTTTGCTGTCCATATCCTTTTCTTAATTTCATCAGTGAAAGAAGCAGAGAAGCACATGCCAGATGAATGCATCGAACCGGATTCCGAATTCGAGAGTAATCTTGTCAACACCGTGTCCTACATGGTCAGTATGATGATCCAAGTGGCTACCTTTGCGGTCAACTACATGGGTCACCCGTTTAACCAGAGTATATCAGAAAACAAGCCGTTTAAGATTGCACTTTTCGGTGCGGTTGTATTCTTCACCGTGATCACATCTGATCTGTTTCGGGATTTAAACGACTGGCTGAAACTAGTGCCTTTGCCAAGGGAATTGCGCGACAAGCTTCTGATATGGGCGGCGTTGATGTTCTTGGGGTGCTACACGTGGGAAAGGTTCTTGAGGTGGGCTTTTCCTGGTAAAATGCCGACTATCAAAAAGTCAAAGTCAGTAGATGGTAGCAAGAAGAAGTCCGAGTGA
- the LOC110879207 gene encoding pentatricopeptide repeat-containing protein At2g36730, whose product MPKHTLTFQQSLMKPSRLCTSNHFGYLSYAKRLVNRHSENSKLSSLTNVTTLTYATIKGNNDKETILNFKRIHCSGIRSFELTYAAVFKACASFLALEEGRQIHVDCLKHGLDSDVYVRNTMIHFYGSCKKIIDARKVFDEMPYTSVVSWNTIISAYFRVSWFYESVECFMKMRDVGIEPDGTTFVVVLSVCAELGNLTFGKYVHAQMIEKGLGLNCRLGTALINMYGKCGALNMASLVFDKMVDCNVWTWSAMIQGLAQHGLARHAIALFEKMKDASIQPNHVTFLGVICACSHAGYVEDGYRFFEEMKNVYGIKPRLTHYGAMVDVLGRAGHLTEAYNFIVNMPIEPDPTVWRTLLSACSVHSASDFDGVGEKVQKKLLELEPRWSGNLVMVANKYAEVCKWEDAAQMRKSMRFKRLKKIAGESCIEVNGLTFRLLSGFDSQAPCVDIYLLLDGLCLNMKINNP is encoded by the coding sequence ATGCCAAAACACACTCTTACATTCCAACAGTCATTGATGAAACCATCCAGACTCTGTACTTCAAACCATTTTGGCTACTTAAGTTATGCTAAAAGGCTTGTGAACAGACATTCTGAAAACTCTAAACTGTCATCACTGACCAATGTCACCACCCTGACTTACGCCACCATAAAAGGAAACAATGATAAAGAAACCATTTTGAACTTTAAACGGATACATTGTTCAGGTATCAGGTCCTTTGAGCTTACATACGCTGCTGTATTCAAAGCTTGTGCATCATTCTTGGCCCTTGAAGAAGGCCGACAGATCCACGTTGACTGCTTGAAACATGGGTTGGACTCTGATGTGTATGTTAGGAACACCATGATTCATTTTTACGGGTCTTGTAAAAAGATAATTGATGCACgcaaggtgttcgatgaaatgccgtACACAAGTGTTGTTTCTTGGAACACTATCATTTCGGCTTATTTTCGCGTGTCGTGGTTTTATGAATCGGTTGAGTGTTTTATGAAGATGCGAGACGTTGGAATTGAGCCGGACGGGACTACATTTGTGGTGGTGCTCTCTGTGTGTGCCGAGCTTGGGAACTTAACGTTCGGGAAATATGTGCATGCCCAGATGATTGAAAAAGGATTAGGACTCAATTGTCGGTTAGGAACAGCACTTATTAACATGTATGGCAAGTGTGGGGCTTTGAATATGGCGAGTTTAGTGTTTGACAAAATGGTCGATTGTAACGTGTGGACTTGGAGTGCAATGATTCAAGGATTAGCTCAACACGGGCTGGCTAGACACGCCATTGCACTTTTCGAGAAAATGAAAGACGCTTCGATCCAGCCTAACCATGTGACGTTTCTTGGTGTTATTTGTGCGTGTAGTCACGCTGGATACGTGGAGGATGGGTACCGATTCTTTGAAGAAATGAAGAATGTTTATGGGATTAAGCCTCGGTTGACACACTATGGTGCAATGGTGGATGTGTTAGGTCGAGCCGGTCATCTTACAGAAGCATACAACTTCATTGTAAACATGCCCATCGAGCCTGATCCAACAGTGTGGAGAACTTTGCTCAGTGCATGCAGTGTTCACAGTGCTAGTGATTTTGACGGGGTTGGGGAGAAGGTACAAAAGAAGCTACTTGAATTGGAGCCGAGATGGAGCGGGAACTTGGTTATGGTTGCGAATAAATATGCAGAAGTATGCAAATGGGAGGATGCAGCCCAGATGAGAAAGAGTATGCGGTTTAAAAGGCTGAAAAAGATCGCCGGAGAGAGCTGCATTGAGGTAAACGGGTTAACGTTTAGATTGTTATCTGGGTTTGATTCTCAAGCTCCTTGTGTGGATATCTACTTGTTACTCGATGGTTTATGTTTAAACATGAAGATTAACAATCCATAA